The genomic segment ATGTATTGTTTTATGCTTTGGCTAAGTATCCGTTGGCATAATAAACCCTCAGCTTTAATTGCTTTTCTAATTGGCTTAACCTGCGGCATTGCTACCATTTCGCGTCCAACGGAGTTAATTATGCTGTTTATTCCTTTGTTATGGGGTTGCCAAACCAAGGAATCATCTCATCAAAAATGGCAATTGGTCAGACAAAATCTTTACCAGGTGTTTATTGCTGTTTTGGGCGCATTTATTGGTGTTCTGCCTCAGCTCCTATATTGGAAATACACTTCAGGAAGTTTTGTATATGATGTTGGAAGCAAGTGGTACTTTTTGACACCTTGGTTCCGGGTACTTTTCGGTTTTTACAGCGGATGGTTTATTTATACCCCCATCACCTTGCTATTTATTGTTGGATTTAAGTTTATGAAAAATCAGGCTTTTCAAAAATCGGTGCTTACCTTCTGTTTGTTGAATATATGGATAGTTATTGCCTGGTCTGATTGGAAATATGGAGTATCCTACGCAGGTAGAGCATTATGCCAAGGTTTACCTGTTTATGCCTTTGGATTAGCATCGTTTTTAACCTGGTTCTATTCCCGTAAAAGAATTCCTTGGATTGTTCTGGTAGGAGCCTTATTAATTGTTGTAAATTTTTATCAGATTAAAATTTATAACAGCGGTATTTACAATAACTTTTCGGTGTTGGAGCAAGTTTGGAGGAAAATTTAAACATGGTTTCTTTTCGGTAATGTTTGGACGTGCACTTCCCTCGGGCAACGATAGAGGCAAGTAGCCCACAGGACCACTACGGCGTTAGCCTAGGGGGACGAGGACTACAGCCGATAGCGTGACCCGAACGCCTTTGCAAGTTGTTATGGATTTTGCACAAAAACAGGTAGGCGGAGGGGGCCCGCCAAATCATTCACATAACCATTGCATTTATTTCTTGACTACTCTACCGGGATTATCGGCCAAGAACGATTTCCAACCGGAATGCCCCTTAGTGCCAGTGTTAACTTTGTTCTGAAAAAAATGGCATACTGCGGCAGCCAGACCATCTGTGGCATCGAGATTATCAGGAATTTCTTTAAACTGCAACAAGGTCATGAGCATAGCAGCAACCTGTTCCTTACTTGAATTACCATTACCCGTAATACTTTGCTTTATTTTACGGGGTTCGTACTCATAAATAGGCATGCTACGACTTAAAGCGGCAGAAATTGCCGTGCCCTGAGCCCTTCCCAACTTAAGCATACTTTGAATATTCTTGCCAAAGAATGGCGCCTCAATGGCCAATTCATCCGGATGAAACTCGTCTATAAGACTAAGAGTTCGATCAAAAATCTTTTTCAAGCGGACAAAATGGTCTTCATATTTATTCAAAGTGAGAACACCCATGGCCAACAAACTCATTTTCTGCCCCTGCACCAAAATTAAACCATACCCCATAATATTAGTTCCGGGGTCGATTCCTAAAATGATGCGTTCTTTTTTAATTTCCGTCATATTCTACCTTACCAACCGGAACCTTCAACATCGGTTCCATCTTCGTACTGAAGCTCTTTATAATTGTTGGCTGCATCGTACTTTTTGCAATCTAATTCAATTTTAAACTCTCCCTTAGGTGCTTCGAACGGACCTTTGGAAATTTTTATCGTTGAATCGGCATACACTTTTTGCATGTAAAGTCCCCAAATTGGGAGTGCGGTATTGGCGCCTTGTCCGAGGAAAGTGCTACGGAAGTGAACGCTTCGATCTTCGCTACCTACCCAAACCCCGGAAACCAAATCGGGGGTTAATCCCATAAACCATCCATCGGAATTGTTTTGGGTAGTACCGGTTTTACCTGCCACCGGATAAGGGATCTTAAACCGGTTACGAATACGAGCTCCGGTACCAAATTGCACCACGCCTTCCATGAGATTAAGCGTGGCATAAGCCGTATTTTCATCAAGAGCATCTTTGGTTTCAGGAGAAAATTCCTGGATAACGTTGCCATTTTTATCTTCAATACGAGTGATAAAAGTTGGTTCGGTCCAAACCCCCTTGTTGGCAAAAGTTGCATTGGCACCTACCATTTCGAAAACCGAAATATCGGGCGTACCTAAGCAAATGGAAGGAACGGCTTCGATTTGGGAAGTAATACCCATTTTTTTAACCAAATCGACAACTGCCTGTGGTCTAAATTGCTTGATAACCCATGCAGAAATATAATTTATAGAATTAGCCAAGGCAAATTTCAGGCTAACCATTTCACCGTTATGCTTTTCATCCGCATTGGAAGGAGACCAGGTGCTACCATCTTCCATTACGAAAGAAACCGGAATATTTGGAACCCTGTAACAAGGCGAATAGCCTTCCTGCATAGCTAAGGCATACACAAAAGGTTTAAAGGTAGAACCAACCTGCCTTCTTCCCAATTTAACATGGTCGTATTTAAAATGCTTGTAATTTATTCCACCTACCCAAGCCTTTACATAGCCTGTGGATGGATCCATGCTCATTAGTCCGGTTTGCAGGAAGTATTTATAATATAACATACTATCCATAGGACTCATGATGGTATCAAATTCACCTTTTCCTTTCCATGAAAAGGCCCTCATTTCCATTTTCTTATTAAACTCCTTAACAATCTCGTCTTCGCTAAGTCCGGCTTTTTTAAGGGATTTATAGCGATCGGACCGTTTCATGGAAGTTCGCATGAGGGCATCAACTTCTTCCTTTTTCATATTGAAGAAGGGAGCATTGGGTTTATCTTTCCAGTGGGCAAAGAATTCGTCCTGGAGTTTACTTAAGTGCTCAGTTACGGCCTCTTCTGCATGTTTTTGCATGCGGCTATCGATGGTGGTATAGATTTTCAAACCATCGCGGTAGAGGTCATACTTTTTGCCATCCGGTTTTAGATGATGTTTGCACCAGTCCAACATAAAGGTGCGCAGGTATTCCCGGAAGTAGGTTGCAAGACCTTGATTATGATCCACGCTTTTAAAGTTAAGACCGAGCGGAAGGGCCTTTAAGCTATCGAATTGAGCTTGGGTAATAAAGTTATTGGCTAACATTTGTCCTAGCACTACATTTCGGCGGTGGAGCGTTGTATCGGGGCGGCGAACGGGGTTGAATAATGCAGGATTTTTGGCCATACCTACCAACATAGCTGCTTGTTCCATGCGCAGGCTATCGGGCGATGTATTAAAGTAAACAGAGGATGCCATGCGAATACCAACAGCCCCATTGATAAAATCGAAACGATTGAGATACATAGCCAGAATTTCTTCTTTGGTATAATGGCGTTCCAGTTTAACGGCAATCATCCATTCGGCTAATTTCCGCACAACAATACCTCCCCAAAGCGAATCGCGGGTATTAAACAACATTTTGGAAGTTTGCTGAGTAATGGTACTACCTCCACCGGAGTTTTTCTGAAATAGCAGAACTGTTTTAAACAAAACCCGGGTTAGAGCCAACGCATCAATGCCGCTGTGGTCATAAAAACGCTCATCTTCGGTAGCCACTAAAGCCTTTACCAAATGGGGAGAAAGAGAATTGTAATCTACCTGACTTCGATTCTCGACAAAATAGGTTCCCAGCAATTTGCTATCACTGGAGATTACTTCCGATGCTAGGTTGCTTTTTGGGTTTTCGATTTGTTCAATATCCGGAACGTCACCAAAAAGGCCCAGGCTGATCAATGACATTAAAAATACAATAGTGATTAGTGGAGCTACTGCAGCCCACCAAAGGTATTTTCGATATTTTCTAAACTTTTCCTTTTGATCCATCGGATGCGAATTTCTTAATAAAAACGAAGCGAGTGCCAGAAAATTGAATGAATTATTGATAAGGTATTGTCGAAAGGAGAATGAAGGAAGGACAGAATTGGTAAAACCATACTAAAAAAATGGAGCTAATACCGATTGCCAAACTTTAAAATTCCAAATGATATTTCTATTGCATCAGTATTTATAGAGGACCAATTATTCCAAATCGACAATTGAAAAGAACATGAAACCTAACTTCCTGTTCCATTTAGCATTAAGATGTAAAAGTTTTCCAATTCTTTTCTTGTCACTGCCCTTTTCTTGTTTTCTTTGCACTCGTTTTAAAAAAAGCCATGCTAAACAGAAGGATATTACGAATTAAAGCAATGCAGGCCCTCTATGCGTTCTTCTCCTCAGGAAACAACGATTTGAGATCAGGCGAGGTAGAACTCAACCGCAATTTGTCTAAATTTTACGAACTATATTTGATTTTATTCAGCATTACGGCTGATTTGATTCACTTTACCTCTGAAAAGCTAGAGGAAGGAAAAAAGAAACACCTTCCGACCAAGGAGGATTTGAATCCAAACACCTGGTTTTTGGAAAATTCAATTGCCAAGGCCTTATTGGAGGGACAAGAATTACAAAAGGAATTAGCGAGATTAAAAATTAATACCAGGTCTGAATCGGATTTACTTCATAAGATTTACACCAATTTAAAAACCAACGAAAAGTACCAGGCTTACATTCAGGCGCAGGACGATGGATTATCGATTGAGTTTTTTTGTTATTTATTTAAGGAACTGATTGCCAACGAGCCTTCCTTATCCTTTTACTTGGAAGAGCAGAATATTTACTTTCTAAACGATTTGGACCACGTGGCTTTTTTGGTATTAAAGACCATTAAATCCTGGGAAATTGGAATAGCGCCATCCAAACAGAAATTAATGCCATTGTATAAAGACGAGGAAGACGATCGTAAATTTGTTTTGGAATTATTCCGTAAAACCATTTTACATAAGGACGAATACGAGAAATTAATTTCCGGATATACCCCTAACTGGGAGGCTGAAAGGCTGGCCCAAATGGATATGTTATTGATGGAAATGGCTGTTTGTGAATTTTTAAACTTCCCATCTATTCCGGTGAATGTAACCTTAAATGAATACATTGAAATATCGAAGGAATACAGCACTTCTCAAAGTAAAACGTTTATTAATGGGGTTTTAGACAAAATTTTAAAATCCTTAAATGAAGAGAAGAAAATTCAAAAAGTGGGAAGAGGCTTAATGAAATAAGTCAATTAATCCATTTTCCCAATTTAGCTATAAGCATTTACAAATCAACAAATTAAGTTAAGCATATTGATTTAGAAAAGTAATTATTGACCATAAATGGTTTATTATTTTTTGGGAGTCTGTTTTTTTATTCAAAAAATCTTCTTAACTTTGAACTACCATTTAAATGTGAGGACTATGAGGACTATTTTACTTTCTTTGGCTGTATTATTATCTAGTTTGGCAATGGCCAATACTACAGGAGAAATTGGAGGAAGCAGCTTACAACCAAGTGTTTCTACTTATCCTAATCCGGCATCCGATCGAATTTTTGTGAATGTTACTTCGGCTCATTCCAATGTTGCTGTTAAAATTAAAGTTTATGATGTTTTGGGCAAATTGGTTATGACCAGGGAAGGAAATGACACGGATGGAGTTGGAAAAAGCAACAACGTAATTGATGTAAACGAATTTTTTCCGGGTATTTATACCGTGGTAGTTACAGATGGAGAAGGAAATTCTTCCAATCCAATTCGTATCATGGTTACCCATTAGAAAAAAGATATTTTGTTAAAAGCCGTCTCGCAAGGACGGCTTTTTTATTTTTGCACCGTATGAAAGTAATTCAGCATCTCGAACAAGCCAAAGGGAAAACACTTTTCTCTATAGAAATACTACCACCATTAAAAGGACAGAGTATCAAATCCATATTTGAAGGAATAGATCCTTTGATGGAATTTAAACCTTCCTTTATTGATGTGACCTACCACCGAGAAGAATACATCTTTAAAAAACGACCGGATGGGGCCTTGCTAAAAAAATCAGTTAAGAAAAGACCAGGAACTGTTGGCATTTGTGCGGCTTTAATGAATAAATACCAGGTAGATACTGTTCCTCACATCATTTGCGGAGGATTTAGCAAAGAAGAAACAGAGAATGCCCTGATTGACTTAAACTTTCTAGGCATAGACAATGTATTAGCCCTGAGAGGAGATTCTATTAAAAATGAAGCATCCTTTGTTCCTGAACCGGATGGCAATGCCTATGCTACTGATTTGGTTAAACAAATTGCCGCCATGAATTCCGGACAATATTTGGAACATGAATTGGAAAATGCAGTTCATACGAACTTCTGCATAGGAGTAGCCGGTTATCCTGAAAAACATTTCGAAGCACCCAACTTAAAAACCGATTTAAAATACCTAAAAGACAAAGTAGATGCCGGTGCTGATTACATCGTAACCCAGATGTTTTTTGACAATAAAAAGTTCTTTGAATTCGTTGAAAAATGTCGGCAAGCCAGTATCAATGTTCCTATAATTCCCGGTATTAAACCCATTACAACCCGCAAACAAACCACTGTGTTACCTCGCATTTTTCATATTGATTTACCGGAAGATTTGCAAGATGCCATTGATAAATGCAAAGAAGATAAATTGGTAAAAGATATTGGTATTGAATGGGCAATTCAACAAAGCAAGGAATTGTTACAAGCAGGAGTTCCTTGTTTACATTATTACACCATGGGAACAAGTGAGGTAACCCGCCGAATTGCATCTGCAATCTTCTAAAATCACGCTGTGTCAATGACTGCCGTTAACTACTATCGAATATTAGAAGTTCCGCCAACGGCAACCAAGGAAGAAATTAAAAAGGCCTTTCGATCTAAGGCCAAACTTTTTCATCCGGATGCAGGAAAAGAGAAATCTGCTGACAAATTTAACCTTATTCAACTGGCCTATGAAACCTTAATGGATGATCAGAAACGCAACAAACACGATTATCAATTAAGACAGTATCATTTAAGGTATGGCAGAAGCAAAGGCTATGGAAATGCAACAGAAATGCATGTAAAAGGATATGCCAATTATTCCTATAACTTCCGGGTAGTAAAACAAGAAAAATCCATTCCTGCTCATCCTTATTTTAAACTATTTTTGGCCATTATCATGGTATTAGGTTTTATCATGATTTTTTTACCCGTTTTGATGGTTTCCCTCAATATTATCTTTTTCGCCACCTTAATTTTAGTTCCTGCAGGATTGGTATTGGTTTGGGAATCTTTAAAAAACATCGTTTACTCTAAATGAAGAAAAATTATACCATTTCCATTGCCAACGGAGGCAATTACGAAACCAGCTTTAATGATGAATTATTAGTTGCAGGTGAAGCAGTTCAAATAAATCCTATTTCAATTGAAAATGGGGAATATCAAATCATCCTGAATGGAAAAACCATCAAAGCTGAACTCATCGCAACCAACCTACAGGAGAAGAAATTTACCCTGCTAATCAACGGAAATAAATACATGGTTCAAGCTGCTGATGAATTCGATTTGCTTTTGAAAAAAATGGGATTTGACTCTGCTAATTCCCAAAAAATTAAGGAAATGAAAGCCCCAATGCCAGGTATGGTTCTTTCCATTGTGGTAAATGAAGGCGACGTCGTAAATAAAGGAGATACCTTGCTGGTGCTGGAAGCTATGAAAATGGAAAACAGCATCAAATCTCCCGGGGAAGGAAAAATTAAACAAATTCTGGCTCAAAAGGGAAAACCTGTTGAGAAAAATCAGGTTTTAATCGTCTTTGAATAAGTTTGAACTCAATTGGCATTCGTAGTTTTGTGCCATGCAATTGCTTGATGGAAAACTGATTTCGGCTCAGCTGAAAGCCGATTTAAAAAAAGAAGTCGATTTACTAAAATCCCAAGGTGGCAAAGTGCCTCACCTGGCAGCCGTTTTGGTAGGAAATAACCCTGCCAGCGAAACCTATGTTGCTTCTAAGGTTAAATCATGCGACGAGGTTGGATTTGCCTCCACCCTCATTCGTTTGCCCGATTCCATCACTGAATCTGAATTATTGAATCAAATTGACGATTTAAATTCAAATCCTGACATTGATGGTTTCATCGTTCAACTTCCTCTGCCGAAACAAATCAGTGAAAAAAAAGTTCTAAAAGCAATCGATCCTGATAAAGATGTAGATGGATTTCATGAAGTGAATATAGGAAGGTTGGCTTTGGGACTACCCGGATTCGTTCCTGCAACCCCAAAAGGAATTATGGAAATGCTGCGATATGCTCAAGTTGAAACCACCGGTAAACACTGTGTCGTATTGGGCAGAAGTCATATTGTTGGTATGCCAATCAGTCTGCTCATGATGCAAAATGGAAATCCGGGAAACAGTACGGTAACCATTTGCCATAGTAAAACCCAAAATTTGGAAGAAATTACCCGTCAAGCGGATATTCTTATTGCAGCCATAGGTAAGCCTAACTTTGTTAAAGCCAATATGGTGAAAGATGGGGTGGTGGTTGTTGATGTTGGAATAAACCGAATAGAAGATTCAACCCGAAAATCAGGCTTTCGATTGGTTGGAGATGTAGATTTTGAAGAAGTGGCACCTAAAGCATCCTTCATTACTCCTGTGCCCGGTGGAGTTGGTTTAATGACTATCGCTTGCCTCATGTTAAATACCTTAGAGGCGGTTAAACGTAAAAACAAGTAAAGAAAAGAGTTAGGCTTATTCTCCAAATAAAAAACCTCCAGGAATTACTCCTGTTTCAAAAGAATCCAATTCAATTCCTGCTTCATCAAAAATAAAGACCTCTCCATTTTGATTAAAGTCCTTCCCATCTCCTAAATACAACTTACGGGTACTTGAATCATACCCGAAACAGGTATAATTTCTGGAACCATGCTGAATAAATGGAGTGGAAAAATTAGGCTGGGCAATAGGAAACCTATACAAATGGGTAGCTAATACAAACAAGGTATCCTTTTCTTCGGTTAACTCCAACATGCTACCATAGGACAACGAGGAGGGAAAGTCAAAAACGGAACTAGAAACATTCCCGGGTTGAGTAATTTTATAACAAGACCCTTTCAACCCTGTTAAATCGCTTCCATAACACAAAACCCAAACATTTCCTTCCTGATCTACCTTTAAACTTCCGGGCGAATTTCCTACCTGAATACTATCGCTTACACTATCTCCAACCGGATCAACCACATAAACCTTGTTATGCTCTGCCGTTCCTACATATACATTCCCTCCTGCCAAAACCATTTCTTCGGTCCAAAAAGGCAAGGGAATACTACCAATTTTGGCACCTGAACTTAAGCTTATAATGCTTATTTGCTTGGCATACAAATCGCTAACATAAGCCTTATCCTCTCCTACTTGTAACAAGTACCTGGGACCAGTTAGGTTTTGAATGGTCATAACCGATTTAAAATCGGAAGCGTTAACAACCTCTATTTTACCGGAATTATTTACAACAATATAGATTTTATCGCCAATCCGGGTCATTGATTGTCCTACATCACCCAAATAAAATCCATTGGCAGCCTGAAAAATATCCGGAGTAACAACACCCGATTCCAAATTAAAAAAACTAACGGAAGCGTTTCCGCCCATAAAATTACCTTCATTAATTACAAAAACCGCCTTGTTTGTTGTAATATCGATGGGTGGAGGAGTCGGCTTATTACAGGAAGAAATTAATCCTATGATGGCCAAAAAGTAAATTCCTGAGTTAAGGTTTGACATTAGGCAAAGGTAAGTGACATTGGAATTGCAAGAATACCGATATTTGCATTTCAACCAGGTTTGTGAAACGTTTATTAAGCCTTCTCTTTGGAATCACCTTTTCCCTTTTCTGCTCTTGGGGTAATGCCCAGGTTGTTGTTAATATGAGCAATGGTTCTTCCACTGAATGCGAAGGTATTTTAATGGATAGCGACCTTGGAACACCTTCCGGCAACTATGATCACAATGAAAATTTAACCTATACCATTTGTGTTCAGGCAGCTGATAGCATAACGCTTGACTTTTCCGAATTTTGTACCGAACCGGTTTTAGATTACATCCGATTTTTTAACGGCCCTGATACACTTTCCCCTCCAATTGGTCCAAGTTACTCCGGTAGCACCCTCCCTCCTACTATTCTGGCAACCAACGGTTGTTTAACCATCAATTTCATCACCGATCCCAATGTGGCCTGCACCGGTTGGATTGCCAATTGGGATGTGGTTATTCCTGACCCTGTTCCTCCAGCTATGCTGTTTACTCCAACCGCTCCAACCTGCAGCACTAACACTGTTAACCTCAACTTTAGCTATCCCATTGTTTGCGATAGCGTTTATCCCCAAGCCTTTGCAATTGATGCTCCGCTGGGTTTAAACATTAGTTCCATTTCTCCTATTAACTGTGTGAATGGTATGGCCACTCAATTTGCTCTTACCTTTTCCCCGGGTATGAATGAAAGCGGGGATTACGATTTCTTGTTTACCTATCGATATGTTGATCCATGTGGAGAATTATGGGTCTTGCAATCCAATGCCAGCATGAATGTCAACAATTGTCCACTTCAGTTGGAACTCATTGCTTTGGATAGCCTGATTTGCCCCGGAACATGCACCCAATTGATTGCTCGGGTTAGTGGGGGAACCGGTCCGGGTACCTATACCTATGCCTGGAGCGCCGGAACAACCGGCAGTGGAGACACCGTAACCGTTTGTCCCACCGCTACCACTGCTTATTCGGTTTTAGTGGATGATGCCGGCCCTGCTTTGTATGCCACTGCATCCATAACCATACAAACTTACAATCCCCCGGTGGTTCAAGCCGATTTTTCTACCTGCAGAAACGTTGGACCTTATAACCTTACTGCTACACCTCCCGGTGGAACCTGGGACGGAGTGGGCATCAGCAATGCTAACAATGGAACCTTCGAACCTTGGGCCGGAGGCGGAAACTCGAGGTATGCAACCTATACTGACCCCAATGGCTGCAAAGACAGTCTTTTTATCACCATTCTACCTATTTGGGCAGGTCCGGATGAAGCATCCTGCCCGGCAGCCGCCCCTTTTCAAATTGCCCAACCAACCCCGGTCGGTGGCACATGGTCAGGCCCCAACGTAGATGCAGCCGGTTTATTCGACCCTCTTACTACTGGCTTTTACACCCTCACCTACAATGCACCAAACGGATGTTCCGATACCAAAGTAGTGAATGTGGATAACATCGTTTTACCCGGAACCGATTCAGTTTGCGAAAGCTTGGCTGAAATCAACCTTACCGCCAATCCATTCGGAGGAACCTGGTCAGGAAATGGAATAAGCGATGGTTATTGGGGAACCTTTGAACCCCCAACTGCCGGACCCGGCACCAGCAACCTTACCTATACCATCAATGGCTGTAGTTCCAATTTCGACATTTTTGTAAAAACAATTCAGGCAACTCCTTTTATTTATGCCTGCCCTCTTGGCGGAACGCTTATTCTGCCTCCTGCAACCCCACCCGGCGGAACTTGGAGCGGAAATGGTATCCTTGACCCCAACCTGGGTATTTTTGATCCTTCCACCTTCGTAAACGGCTCCAACATTAACAACCTCTACTCCCTCAACGGATGTACCGACACAACTGTGGTAAGAATTCGATTAACCGATATCGATACTATTACGGCCGAGTTTTGCCCCGATGGTTCGCCCATTTCACTTGACTTTGGTTACCCGGGTGGAGGTACTTGGTCAGGCACAGCCGTGAGTTTATCGGCCGACCCGGGTGAATTTGACCCCAACCTCACCTCGCCTGGAAGCTATACCTTATACTATGCTGTAAATGGATGCTCCGACAGCGCTACTATGATTATTCGTCCCCGCCCAACCCTTCTCGACACAACGGTCTGCACCCTGGCTGAAGCCTTTATTATTCCCATTGATCAACCCGGAGGTACCTGGCATGGAACTGGTATCAGCGACCCCGATTTGGGCGAATTCAATGCCTCTGATGCCAATGTTGGAATAAATACCGTTTGGGTTGAAAGCAATATTGGCTGTTGGGACAGTGTTAATGTGGAAGTAATTCAACTCAACGGAGCACAAATTATTGGACTTGAGAACCTGTATTGCTTTATCGATTCCGTTGTTGTTCTATCTGCTATTCCTCCCGGTGGTAGCTTTTCCGGACCGGGAGTATTTCAGGATTCCTTGTTTAATCCATCCCTGGCCTTGCCGGGTACCAAACAAGTTCATTACTCCTATGGAGGTGGAAATTGTCTTGTTCAAACCGATGAAACTGTTTTTATTAAAGACAGTATCCGGGCATCCATTTATGCACCATCAGATACAGTTTGCTATGGTAAAAATTCCAATTTCAGAGTAATCGCCACCGGTGGTTCAGGTAACGAATTTAGCTACAACTGGACCAATCCGGCATCCACTAATGAGTCCGTTAGCCTGGTTGCAGAACAATCCCAAACCCTCCTGGTCACCATTTCCGACGGTTGCTCCAAACCAGTTACCGATAGTTTGTTCTTATTTGTTTGGCCAAAAATTGAAGTTCAATTTACTACCAGCACCGTTAAATGCTATGGCGAAGATGGTTTCGCTTTGGTGGAACCTGCCAATTTGCCAAACTTGTATGCCTATAATTGGGAAAATGCTTCTCCATCCAACAGCGACAGTATCACCGCTCAGGTAGGCTACGAATACCGGGTAGAAGTAACTGATTTGCAAAATGGTTGTAAACTGGATACCGCTATCGAAATTCCCGGTTATAGTTATGTTCAGGCCTACTTCACCCCCAATCCGGATGGAGGCTGTGTACCCATTTCAACCCCCGACATTGGCTTTGTAGATTTAAGCACCAATGGTGAAACCGGAACCTGGACCTTTGGCGATGGAAACTCAGCACCCTATACTTTCGGACAAACACCTGTTAACCATTATCCTGACACAGGTCATTATTTGGTAACCCTTACTTTGCAGGGGCAGGGAAATTGTGTTGATAGTTTTCAAATGACCGTTTGTGTATCGCCGGAGGTGAAATTGTTTGTACCCAATACCTTTACACCTAACGCCGATGGACCTTCTAGAAATGAAGTTTTTCAGGCCCAAGCCATTGGTTTATCCGAGTTTAG from the Bacteroidia bacterium genome contains:
- a CDS encoding gliding motility-associated C-terminal domain-containing protein, with translation MKRLLSLLFGITFSLFCSWGNAQVVVNMSNGSSTECEGILMDSDLGTPSGNYDHNENLTYTICVQAADSITLDFSEFCTEPVLDYIRFFNGPDTLSPPIGPSYSGSTLPPTILATNGCLTINFITDPNVACTGWIANWDVVIPDPVPPAMLFTPTAPTCSTNTVNLNFSYPIVCDSVYPQAFAIDAPLGLNISSISPINCVNGMATQFALTFSPGMNESGDYDFLFTYRYVDPCGELWVLQSNASMNVNNCPLQLELIALDSLICPGTCTQLIARVSGGTGPGTYTYAWSAGTTGSGDTVTVCPTATTAYSVLVDDAGPALYATASITIQTYNPPVVQADFSTCRNVGPYNLTATPPGGTWDGVGISNANNGTFEPWAGGGNSRYATYTDPNGCKDSLFITILPIWAGPDEASCPAAAPFQIAQPTPVGGTWSGPNVDAAGLFDPLTTGFYTLTYNAPNGCSDTKVVNVDNIVLPGTDSVCESLAEINLTANPFGGTWSGNGISDGYWGTFEPPTAGPGTSNLTYTINGCSSNFDIFVKTIQATPFIYACPLGGTLILPPATPPGGTWSGNGILDPNLGIFDPSTFVNGSNINNLYSLNGCTDTTVVRIRLTDIDTITAEFCPDGSPISLDFGYPGGGTWSGTAVSLSADPGEFDPNLTSPGSYTLYYAVNGCSDSATMIIRPRPTLLDTTVCTLAEAFIIPIDQPGGTWHGTGISDPDLGEFNASDANVGINTVWVESNIGCWDSVNVEVIQLNGAQIIGLENLYCFIDSVVVLSAIPPGGSFSGPGVFQDSLFNPSLALPGTKQVHYSYGGGNCLVQTDETVFIKDSIRASIYAPSDTVCYGKNSNFRVIATGGSGNEFSYNWTNPASTNESVSLVAEQSQTLLVTISDGCSKPVTDSLFLFVWPKIEVQFTTSTVKCYGEDGFALVEPANLPNLYAYNWENASPSNSDSITAQVGYEYRVEVTDLQNGCKLDTAIEIPGYSYVQAYFTPNPDGGCVPISTPDIGFVDLSTNGETGTWTFGDGNSAPYTFGQTPVNHYPDTGHYLVTLTLQGQGNCVDSFQMTVCVSPEVKLFVPNTFTPNADGPSRNEVFQAQAIGLSEFSMKIFNRWGQVIKVMNSLDESWDGTYLGAPVPSGFYTWAIVAKGKDVDRIRYIYETGTVYLAR